DNA sequence from the Anaerobranca californiensis DSM 14826 genome:
ATCGAAATTTTAAGTTATTATATTAATAAATTACAGTTAACCCATAGAAATATTGAGTTATTAAGTAAAAAAGAAAATGAAGTACTTAACCTTTTACTACAAGGATTAAATGATCAAGAAATTAGTAATCGATTATTTATCAGTGATAAAACCGTTAGAAATCATATCAGTAATATGTTAGGTAAATTAGGTTTAAAAAACAGAACCCAATTAGTAATCTGGACATTACAATATTTAGGGAAAGTAGAGCAGCTATTTTAATTAGCTGCCCAGACTGAAGACAAAAGCAATTTGCTAGTTTGATTAAGCTAAGCAAATTGCTTTTTCATTAAATAGAAATCTAAAAAATCTTTGCAAAGAGAAGT
Encoded proteins:
- a CDS encoding helix-turn-helix domain-containing protein, with the translated sequence MKLLIIGNSNIQGLTKEILQHLSTKHELIFKDPENYISDGLILLNLNTNNPKILQIVIEILSYYINKLQLTHRNIELLSKKENEVLNLLLQGLNDQEISNRLFISDKTVRNHISNMLGKLGLKNRTQLVIWTLQYLGKVEQLF